Sequence from the Xiphophorus couchianus chromosome 23, X_couchianus-1.0, whole genome shotgun sequence genome:
ATTATTAGaagggaaataaataatttctctaCACTCCCTCTCCTTTAGTAGAGGCTTGATCAATTCACTGATCAAAAACAGATTAGACTTTGTGGTTCTGGGGATCGAGCTGAAACTCATCTGATTTTGGTAAATAGACTCAGATTTCTAAGTACATCTAGTATTTAATTGTTGGCAAACACAATGATGTTTTTTGAAGTTCAGagattaaacattaaataattgaGGCTTGTGATTCTTAAATTCTCTTCAGACTCGCATACCTTTTCAGTAGTACGACTTCTAATAAAAGTTAAGATTCATGGCTGAATAAATTGACAAGTCATGTTTAGCAATGTGAGCAACTTCTTTGCATCCACAAAATAAACCTTTCATCCTTGTGTGGAAAGCAAGCATCACAGGCAGACTGtagttttttccatatttgatgCTCTGAAGCACTTTATATGAAAGTTACTTATGTCTGGATTGAGGTGGTTCTgtgatttaacagaaaaaaactaataggTCACTAGCTAACATCATTAAGGTTACATTTACTGTCTTTCTAAAGCTCTGATAAGCTTCATTTCCAACTCGTTTTTCTTTATAAGGTTGCAGATCGCCTCTTCTCGTCTTTTGGTCAAGACATCCTGGATGCTCTATACTGGACGGCCACTGAACCCAAAGAACGCAAAAGAGACAATATAGGAGTTATCCCTCACTTTTTTATGGCTGTCTTTTATGTCTGTATCCTTCCATTTTATATTCATGTTAAACCCAAAAGCTTTTGAAATATGACcccttttatttattctttaaaacaacAGGGATACACATGGTCGTACATTATGTAAATGAGTATTCTGTAACATTCATATTCTTAGTTATTTGaaatttattatcaaatatGGTATACCAAAGGCAggataaatcaacatttttgcacttaaacatttgtttatgcCTGTCGCTTCAGCACCTGAGCCATCTccaaatattattgaaataatagaCTTTTACAGTTTCTGGTTTAGTTTACAAGTCTTATTTCTAACCACTGCCTTTAtttaacttgatttattttttaaaaggtgtTTTTCCTGAGTATTTTTTCCTCAGTTCTTCATTCCATCCTCATCATGGTCCAAGCCTCCACTCTGAATGTTGCCTTCAACTCACACAACAAGTCTCTGCTTACCATCATGATGTCCAACAATGTcagtgcacacacacatccatgcaaacaaaaagaaattctaaTGCACACCTAAAATATGTTACCTAAAATATTTGTCCAAGCAGCAATGCACTAAAAGTATTTGTGTGTTGATATATTCAGCTTGCAGATGTTGAAACCTGACTCTTGCAGCTACAACAttgtatttttatacaatatagATTTGATGATCtattatgtgtgttttatgaATCACAGTTTGTGGAGATCAAGGGAAGCGTCTTCAAGAAATTTGAGAAGAACAATTTATTCCAAATGTCTAACAGTGGTAAGTTTTTCATCACTGCACACTGCACATCATTTTTCATTGACCTCTGTCTTTCATAACAGTTATATACATTTGTTGCATTGGACAGCTCTGCTTTCAGCTATAGGTGTTTGATAGTTTAGTACAGTCAGGTGAAGGCTTCCATAACtagcttaataaaaaaaagtgcatttgttgatttttggcTTCATTGTCACACatgacagcaacaaaaaaaaaaaacagctgcgacttttttagaaaatgtactGGAACTTATTTAAATACAAGGTAGCTGTTTTCCCGTGAACTGTTTTAATTAGcccatttaacattttttactctACTTAAttagcagtttttattttatctttcagaTATAAAAGAACGGTTTACCAGTTATGTTCTCCTCATCATCGTCTGTCTCAGGAATATGGAGCAGTTTTCATGGAACCCAGGTAATTAATTGTTTTCCTTGTAAACTAAGtgtttattcacatttaaaatgcaataaacacaaaactgcatAATTTCACTTTTGCCATAAATATAACACATTGCCAGTATTTCTGTGCCAGCCCTGATGTTGCTGCTTGCACTGAACAAAGATTTGACAGTTATGCTGAGCAGTTGCTTTCTGTCTCTTCCCACTGACCAACTGTAGTACTTTGGGGAGTTTTTCCCAGAATCTTCAGTCAACAAGGCAGCAAAGTCAGAGATGAGAGCTGGGCGTTTGACAGCTTTCTGACACTCAGCTCCTCCTGCCAGTCTCAAACACAAACTCCCTGTCAGTGACAGATGTTGACTGTCAGCTGAAATGTTAACACCTTAAAGCAGCACACTTCTCATCTTGCATTCATTCTGTGTTCATCCTCTGATAAACCAAGATGGATTTGCTCAgacatgatattttttttcctcagaccaCCTGTGGATGTTGTTCCCTGATGTCTTTATGGTCGTCATGTCTGAAGTTGCTGTTGACATCATAAAACATGCATTCATCACAAAGTTCAACGACATCACAGCAGATGTAAGAAACAAGCCAGCGGCAAAATAACGCATTTACTCATCGCTTAATGAACAACGTTTCTAACCGGTCGCATGCATGTCCTCCAGGTGTACAGTGAATACAGAGCCAGTCTGGCCTTCGATCTTGTTAGCAGTCGACAAAAGAACGtatgactttttaaattttttttattttttgcttgtttgttttcatatcaTTGCAATTATTTTGTTACATCATGAAGCTCATGCAGCTAACAGATTCTCATGTCAAGAGATGTAACCTTTGTCTGTCACTGTGCAGGCCTACACTGACTATAGTGACTCAGTGGCCCGGAGGATGGGCTTCATCCCTCTGCCGCTGGCTGTTCTGGTGAGCGACAACAGTCTGTTACCCTAAACCGACTCAAATCTTGCATTAAGCCTTTAAAGTAACAGTCCAAATACTaggttttagattttttggtttttggattaaactgattttggaatgttttgctgttttttcagcTAATCCGAGTGGTGATGAGTTGTGTGAAGGTACAGGGAGCTCTGTCATACCTATGTGTGTTCCTCTTTTACCTCGGGTAAGCCTTTAGTTTTGCTCTgcttgttttcttctgctttattaTGGCAAATTATATATTTCCAAAATAAGAGCTAGTAACCACAAAATTGTGATGAAAGTTTtgacaaatttaacaaatgctTTAAACactaagaaaatacatttttatgcaattgTTAGACTCTTGACTTGCTCTCTGCGCTTGATGAGGTCACACTGACACATCTGTGGTTATATAAGCATGAACACTGTAGCTGACTTCCCACTGGGCTCTTCCCATTGAAGAATTCACTTCAGGGAGAAGAACACATTGTTGTCATCTCTGGCCTTCCCTTTCCTCTGGTTTAAAAATAACCCTTGTTTGAGCAGATCGCTGTGCCTTGGCAAAGATTTAGCTGACACAATCTCAGTTCCAAATGGCCTGTCACAGCAAGCGTTGCTCCACAGACCCAAATGTGTCCGTCTTCCACTCATCAGTGTCAGAATCAAAGCTCTGCAAAGAAAAGCGTTCTGCACATCAGCATGTGGGTGTGAAAGATGAGGCTTGAATGGTGGCGATTGTTTACAATCGTTAGGCTCCATTTTAAGAAAGCACTATTATCAGGGCATCTCAACAAATTacaatttgtgtaaaaaaaatatttatttaaattgttaaataaattaactagcATTATATAGACTtacattctgtttatttttgattaaatttggTTATAGCTGaggaaaacccaaaattcagtttctcagacaATAGGAATATTACATAAtaccaattttttattttttatatttttaaagaatatttgaAGCAGGTGACTCTTTAAACACTGACCTGAACCGAACTCCACACTTTGTGAATCTCTTTTAAACTTCTCAATGGTCATTGGCTCACAATCCTCTGAATTAGGGGTTTCAACCTTGAGCTCTGAAACCTTTTGTTGGGTTCCTGGTCCAACACCCACATCAAAGGGCTCAATTTTCTCTTTAGCAAGCAGTCAAATTACACAGACTTCTGCTAATGTCCTAATGAATAGAATCAGGTGTATTTAAGCAGAGGcacctttaaagctgcagaatgttaAGTAATATTCCAAATAATTAACTTCTAAAATTTTAAGgttcatattttaaacttaattactgaaacaaacattttgatcgGATTTTAATGTGTTAAGATGCTTCTGTAAGCTAAGCGCATCCGAGTTTTGCTTGATTTAGTCAGAAAACTGTTTctaattaaagtaaattaataacTGGGATGTTCTGCTCTTCTGGTCTCCTCACTATGTGATAGAGTTCTACAAGTTTAGTAAATGTCAccatttatggaaaaaaagagaagtttttATCTAAATTCCAAAACCTGCTTTAATTTAACTTCAAGGAAACTCAGAATTAGCCCCAAGTAATTGCTTATTTTatcctttattatgtttttagcaatttatttcttcatgccaataaaatgttaaatattctaatattatttcctttgTTGCTGCTCTACTTGTAGGATGGTTACTCTAAAAGTTTTAAACAGTATCGTGCTACTGGGGAAGTCTTGTGTTTATGTCAAGAGAGCCAACATGGAGGACAAACTGTTTGAGAGGCCGCCGACCGCTCCGTCCTTCTCTGCAAAGAGTCCCAGCAAATCTGACCCACGCAGATGCGCTAAATCTTCAGGTAAACAAAGCTGATCACATCAAGTCTTATTAAAATCAAAGTTAACCGCATGGtggttaattttttattaaagtgcaCGTCTTCAGAGAAGATGAATGGATCGCTCATAAAAGTTATTGaagttttatgttgtaaaatatggacaaaaacacaacatgaggTTTATCCTGTgcagtgcattttatttgttactaaaaaaaaagtattgcctcaactttgtaaaaatgtccagttatttttttaagtctgatcatttttttctgttcttcgacataaaatccaaaaagttTAAGTTCACTAGAACTGTGACAATAATAActgaatgtttattaaaaacttaCATGGAGTCAATTTTTGTATAAAAGAGAGAAAGTTtggcatgttttatttattttgtaaatttgaaCTCTTGggggaaaaatgtttgtaataGCTGATGGGCCAGCAAAACTATTTATAAAAACACGTCAATACAGCTGGTATTTATATACAGTCTaaacatcttatttttattttaaaacaatgcaaatacTTTTCTCTGACAAACAAAGTCAATAGGTTGGTGGATTGCAGttctatttattaaaacagttaTTTATATGTGCAGCTGGCAACCGAGAGATCCTGAAGTGAGGCAGTGGTCTCTCCTGCCAAACCTCTTAATTATCAGTTCTGTACAGTTCTTTCAAATAtaacttattttgtttattctcaGAATGATTTTTCTCATGATACTACTCCTTGTACTCTCAGAGTGAAATAGTACACACTGTTTCCtttcaacaaaacataataCTTCATAATGAGATATGTGCTCTCCTTTGATTTATTCAAGATTACACTTTTCTGGATAAACTAGAATCATTTTAATTAGCCATCTTGATGGAGGTCAGCCAAGTTGTGgaaaaactactttttattttctaagctGGTTTCTTATTGATCTTTTCTCACTTTCACCGAGGAGGAGGgatagaaaatattaatataaaaaatcaCCTTACTGCGGTTCCCCAAAAGAAAGGAAGCAGACATGTAAAgataaaatagattttgtaCTTGTTTACAAGTTAAACCACCCAATCTCTCTTGGCTTTTAACTATAGTTTGAATCTTCAGAAATAGAGATGCCAGGTTTTATAGCTGAATGTTTGGCCATTATTAGTCAGTCAGCTGCAGCACAAATGGTTTATTAATATATCAACTTCATTGTGTAATCAGTAGACAAAGATGCCAAAAATGGCAACAATTTGCCATTTTGCAAACAACTTGACAGATTGCATTGACTTGCTGTAGTCTGCCTTGGTTGCCTGGCAACAAGAACCCTGTACAAAGTCATCAGATGAACTACAGTATGTCCactgcctttttgtttttattctgagcAGAGCTGATTTAGCTTGATAAGCATAACAACATTTTAAGTTATAATATAAGCAATAATAAGTTATTATTGGAATATTTAAGTCTTTCTAGACAACAACTGTCTAGAAAATAGTTACTAATACATTTTCAGAGAAAAGAAGTTTATACTCTTCATCCTTTGTCATTCAGGTGAATCCAGCGTGGATCAGATTCCTGTTACACCTTGTAGCCCTCCaacctcctcttcatcctctgtGACCACCCAGCCGGCTCCCCGGCCTGACTTGTTTCTCCCTCCCTCCACTGATGCCTCACCTGCGACAGCAGATAGCTGTCCTTCGACCTCAGAACCCCAATCTGACGCTGAACCACCAACAGCTTCACCTTtacaggaagaggaggcagacGAAACCTCCGATATGAACCACAGAGCTCCCAATAAAGACCTGCTGGAGATCGACCGCTTCACAATCTGTGGCAACCGAATTGACTGACCATCAGCAGCGGCCGATGTAGCAAGTAACCCACTCAGGTATAGCGGAAAGCGCAGGCTCTTAGCCAGATCCTCCAAGCTGAAAGCAGAGTATTTATTGACAATACGATAAGTTATTGTTACCAGAGACACAGCGTCAGGCGGTTCTGCTGTGGTCGACGTCTCAGGTCGAGAGGTTTGACGAAGAACACTTCAGGTGTCTGATAAACAGCAGGAGACAGAAAGTGTGAGTGTGGCAGCCGAGTCGTCGGGACAATCTGCCAATTGTATGCGTGGGCACGGGGGGgtacgcgtgtgtgtgtgtctgtgtgtgaaagAAATACGTGTGAGTGTGACAGCACACAAGCACTTCCTGATTGAGCAGCTGTGGGATCAGAAGGAGAGAAATGTCGctctgcagacagaaaacaaactaaaaccacAGATTTTTAAAGCAAGCGTCAGAATATTCATTTTGTATAAGAAAAGATGCTGAAGTATCAACATATTGGCTTTCAAGACTAAGTGGTTATTTTAGGCATTTATGTTGAGATGGTGTTGCAAACAGGAAATATAATTTTGCACATATACATCAGTATGTTATTCGGTTTATTGGGGATAATAAAATGGGGATTACAGAGAACTACATGaaatttataaatcaaaacatgaaTCAGCAAACATGAAATccaaagtaaagtaaaaaaaaaaaacattcttttaaaCTGTTGGCCTTAAGAGGGgtgttttgtttacatcatTGTATCATTAACAAACAGAAACTGTCTGTTAATGAAGCTGCTGACGTTAACTCAGCAGCTTCTGTCGGTCCCTTACTCGGCAAATGGAGACCTGAAGTGGAGGATGCAGCGGGTCAGTTACATCTATAATGTCACCTTTTTATGAACAAAGTGATAAATCATTCAATATTATCATCTTCAAAGTCTTGACATTCATTAAGACGGGATATGACTGAGTGCGGCACCTCCTCTGGAATGTACCaagtcagtttttaatttttgttctcGAATGTTTGCACTGATGGACCATTAAGTTATATCGAGTCATGTTTCGCTTAAACTCAGCTGATGTTTCCATAGGAACATCTTAGAAAGATAGAAGCAATATTTCCACGACAGAATGccttttttttgcatgtgtgcTTTAAAACCTGTGATTTGACTGACTTTAAGAAGTTATTGTAAACCgttttttattgtgattaaaataTATGACAAATATATAGAGTatataaaaactgtttgtttataATTAAATGTAAGGACCATATAAAAATCCCAAActtgattatatttttatgatagAAAGTCAAGCAAAGCCCTTCAGTTTCATCAGAAATGTATCAGTTTCAAATGTAACACAAATATAGTTTGATTTGCTTTCTGGTTTCTTCCATTATTACACAGTTaatttgtataaaatattttcaccgAAACACAATTTCAAAAGGACTGTTGACTTGTAAAACTGAATCAGATTATTAGGAATTCATTATCTTTGTCATTCAGtcttggaaacaaaaatgtacttgGAACAAGAACGTACAGacaaatgttaaatattgtttaagcAGAAAAAAGTTGACATTAATGTTTAAGGCAAAGTGTTGATTTACATTGTCCTTTTCCATCACAACAAGGAATATGGTTCGACTTGGGGAACTGTAAATGACTCAAATTTTCCATGTGAAATGTGATTCCTCAGACCATCGCGTGGTTTTCTCAGAAGGCCAGAACTCTCCCATGTTTTGTTCGGAGTCGTCCAAACTTTGTTTGTTTACAGTGAAGGGCAGCCGAACTGCAGGCGGCCAATGCTGAGATCAACAGAACTGATGAAGTGGAGTGTTTTTATGTCCAGTACACTGCCTGCTCTGTTTCATTagtttagatttatatttaattcataCCTTGATAATGAATGAAATTGCCTTTTTGGaataataaaagtgttttgttttttttaaatggtgatCGCAAATGTTTCCTATAACCTCAATAAGGAAAGGAGTAACTGTGAACAGCAGCTTTTTTTGCAGCTCTATCtctgaagcaaacaaaaaaaatctaattcagtAATCATTGGAGAATTGCATCAGTCAGTATTCAGCCAGAttagaaaactgattttaaaaaaaaacaagtccaCCGGTGTATGTCTCCAAAAGCCTAAAGGAAGGCTTTGGAATGGCCTACTTAAActctgaacttttatttttgcaacatacATATAATACAgaattgcctttttttctctcctgagATTGCATACATACAACAGAAGCCTTCTGTGATGTGGTGTTAAAACAGCTTTAATAATGATCAGAAACAACTAGCTGATTGCATGTGAACTATTATGGGTATAGCACATTTCACTCAGTGATCAGGATTACGCAGTTTTTACTGTATCTAGTAAGTAAAAAACGCCAAAGTTAAGTAGGGGATTATCAGAATAAACTCTGACTAAAAAGCATAATACTTTTGTAAAGGATAAACAGGTATAGAAGATGACTTGATGAATGCATATTTGGAATATCTCTGCAAACTATGGCTTTAGCTAAAGGAAACAAGAACTGGAGGAAAAGGAAGATCGGTCAAAAGTTCaatgaaacactttaaaaacacttaaaattacATTGAGAAATAGTAGGGTAGGGTAAAAAACCCTGAAGCATAGTTAAGGTGTTTCAGCAATACAGCTGCATATCAAATCACTCCAAAGGCtaaattacagtttaaaatcAGACTCTGATTCTTATACTTCTGGAGATATTGACAGCCTCACCGTTTGGAAaaccagatttaaaaaacaaaaggaccAAGGTTGACAAAGCTGGAACAATGGTTTATATTTTCGACTTCCCATTAGGATGATGACCTCATCTTTACCCACACATTGTCTGTTTGGAAGCGGAGGTCAGGCAGAGTAAATCTGCACTAGACATTCTTAGAGGGATAAGCTCCTTACACTGCCGAGAGCTGAGGCAAGCTGCAGCCCTGTTACAGCTTCCTATAGGGCGACAGGTGTAGTCGTAGGTTATTTAGATAAATTCCAGTGCAGCAGCAGTGGTCTAAATGggtagaaaaataattttaaaaagaaagtcgGAAGAAAATAATCGGGAAAGATGTTAAAATATTGTTCATTAGAGGCATTTTTAGTCAAACCAGACAGTATCTGTGACTTAAATCCAAGTTAAGTCATCTGTTCCAACCCAGGGtctaaaacatcaaatttaCCAGTACAGTGAAACCACTCTGCAGGTTTAATGACCTTTTATCTGTAAAGAAATATGATCACAGTCGACAATCAAACATTTCTAAGCCAGGGTTGAGGCCTGATGTTTTCCACAAAATCTTATTGTACTGAAAAAAATCCACCTAACATAGCATCAGCAATTATACCAGTAAGCCAGGTATCACCATGGCTACAGTAGCATCTGTTAgttggaggaaaagaaaagttgagGACCTGGTATAATTGACCTGTGCACACAATGCATTCAAGATGAAAGAAGTCAAACCCCATTATtaggaaacaaaaatgtcaatctAGAAGTGTCCATAACACATAAACATcataacaggaagtgaaaatttattaaattaatttaaaaaaatgattctaataaaatacTGCACACGTTCCTCTTCAATGTTTGGAAATTTGCAACTGAGTGGTACAATTAGGTGGAGTCTTCAGCCCTAAAAAATCTGAAcgactgaaaatcattttggTCATAAATGATTATAAAATTGAACTCATTTTTTAAGATCCTGCTGTCTCCTCTGTCTCCCTCAGAGCTATCcacaaacagctaaaatctgcaaatacttaAGAccccctttaaaaacaaatataacgTCTTGTTCTAATTGTTCACACATGAAATATACCTGCATTATGCACTAAAgtgcacagtggaaaccatcttggcACTACCTCAGAAGCTAAAATCTACAGCCTTCTTTACCTCTGCTTTAGCCAATCAGCATAAAACTGCTTtacaaacaccagccaatagctTAGCATTGTGCCTATATATTACAGCTTTCTAAAATcgattttcttttgaatattttaaaaatgctctatGGAAAAATAGCTATGAATAAGCAGATTTACCGCAAAAAATTTGGAGTTATGTTTCATATACAAATCCATAAATAGGTGAGTCCCTGAATTCTGAACCGCGGATAGGCGGGATATTACGATCAACACTGAGATTCAATACAGCGCTAATGACAAGTGTAGTGCTGTCTGGGCCCCCTGTCGTGGGTGGACTCAGGCAGTTGCTCAGTTTGCTttgccttgggccggctctgaCAGTAACCTATAGTTATAagctttggaaaataaattttatggAAAGTGACTTAAAGGTAGATTTAATTACATCTTGTTGGTACTAGCACTCCTTTCATCCAGCCTCCTTTTCCCGGCAGGAGAAGCGCTCCTCTCTGGATTATCCTCTGCACTGTCTGGATGGCTGCGCACGACCCCGCCCGCTCCCGTGACGCAGCGCATCTCTTTACGCGCAGATGCTGGAGTCGAAGCGACAGGCGCGCACATCTCTTAGGGGCTGAGCGCATCCACTACCGGACACGGTAGAGGGAAGATCAGCCGGTGTGCATCCGACAGGGATCCCCCGGACAGCGGGGTAGAGCGGGGTAGGATGCTCAGAACGAGTCGCTCCGTGGGCAGCAGTACTTGAAGAGCCGCGGTCCATCCACTGGAGCGCTTTAAGATTGATCTCGAATCAATTCCTCTGGCTTTTATAAGAAATACCACCGTCCAGTTTAGTATCTAGAACCAGTTTGAGGGTAGATCGGGGTTTGGCTTGGACACGATGTGGAAGTCCGGGACACTACTGCTACTGTCGGTGCTGTGGGCGTCCGGTGAACTCCAGCAGGAGACAGAGCCGCGGAGGCTACCACCTCCGGGAAAGTTGGATTTTGGTTATGTACCTGCGGGAGTTTACGAGACATTGGCCCATTACGAACCGGGACCCATAGGGATCCTCTTCCACTTGGTGCACGCTTTCCTGCATGCGGTGCAACCCAACGCTTTCCCCCACGGTAAGCCACCGTCGTCCGATCTCAGTGGGCA
This genomic interval carries:
- the tapt1a gene encoding transmembrane anterior posterior transformation protein 1 homolog isoform X2, with product MADVLGTELSEEKENEIELKKRQKRPWEEFHRSGKIGITPELPETLGFFDISAVKREQQEVSADPSLTRFICTELTRGYFLEHNEAKYTERRERVYTCMRIPKELEKLMIFGFFLCADAFLYIFTLLPLRVLLALLRLLTLPCCGFSGSRLLQPAQVCDMLKGLILVLCFSLMHYVDYSMMYHLIRGQSVIKLYIIYNMLEVADRLFSSFGQDILDALYWTATEPKERKRDNIGVIPHFFMAVFYVFLHSILIMVQASTLNVAFNSHNKSLLTIMMSNNFVEIKGSVFKKFEKNNLFQMSNSDIKERFTSYVLLIIVCLRNMEQFSWNPDHLWMLFPDVFMVVMSEVAVDIIKHAFITKFNDITADVYSEYRASLAFDLVSSRQKNAYTDYSDSVARRMGFIPLPLAVLLIRVVMSCVKVQGALSYLCVFLFYLGMVTLKVLNSIVLLGKSCVYVKRANMEDKLFERPPTAPSFSAKSPSKSDPRRCAKSSGESSVDQIPVTPCSPPTSSSSSVTTQPAPRPDLFLPPSTDASPATADSCPSTSEPQSDAEPPTASPLQEEEADETSDMNHRAPNKDLLEIDRFTICGNRID
- the tapt1a gene encoding transmembrane anterior posterior transformation protein 1 homolog isoform X1, whose protein sequence is MADVLGTELSEEKENEIELKKRQKRPWEEFHRSGKIGITPELPETLGFFDISAVKREQQEVSADPSLTRFICTELTRGYFLEHNEAKYTERRERVYTCMRIPKELEKLMIFGFFLCADAFLYIFTLLPLRVLLALLRLLTLPCCGFRARTCPYCKRSSGSRLLQPAQVCDMLKGLILVLCFSLMHYVDYSMMYHLIRGQSVIKLYIIYNMLEVADRLFSSFGQDILDALYWTATEPKERKRDNIGVIPHFFMAVFYVFLHSILIMVQASTLNVAFNSHNKSLLTIMMSNNFVEIKGSVFKKFEKNNLFQMSNSDIKERFTSYVLLIIVCLRNMEQFSWNPDHLWMLFPDVFMVVMSEVAVDIIKHAFITKFNDITADVYSEYRASLAFDLVSSRQKNAYTDYSDSVARRMGFIPLPLAVLLIRVVMSCVKVQGALSYLCVFLFYLGMVTLKVLNSIVLLGKSCVYVKRANMEDKLFERPPTAPSFSAKSPSKSDPRRCAKSSGESSVDQIPVTPCSPPTSSSSSVTTQPAPRPDLFLPPSTDASPATADSCPSTSEPQSDAEPPTASPLQEEEADETSDMNHRAPNKDLLEIDRFTICGNRID